The following proteins are co-located in the Methylomonas sp. 11b genome:
- the holA gene encoding DNA polymerase III subunit delta — protein sequence MRLKLDQLTAALHKELVPVYLVSGDEPLQLGEAADDIRRAAREAGFSTREVIAIDTGNEWPQLTLEAESLSIFSDKKLIDLRLPSGKPGLEGSKALSAYCQRPPNDTILLITAGKLDSAAQKSQWFQALDKVACIVQVWPLQGPELLQWLQRRAERKGMHLEADALKSLAVRVEGNLLAAAQELEKLYILHGANRINKSMVEDDVADSARFDVFKLMDALLSGKVNRAVKILAGLKAEGVAAPVVLWAISREARTLVNIKTELKRGGNPEVLYKKYQIWDKRKQLVHEALQRLKSKELQDILQASANVDCQIKGQITGDEWEGLFRICLLFSKRLLL from the coding sequence ATGCGCCTAAAGCTTGACCAGTTAACTGCCGCCTTACACAAAGAGCTGGTACCGGTTTATCTGGTTAGTGGTGATGAGCCTTTACAACTTGGCGAAGCAGCGGACGACATTCGGCGCGCGGCGCGCGAGGCTGGTTTTTCCACTCGCGAGGTCATTGCTATCGATACCGGCAACGAGTGGCCGCAATTGACCCTAGAAGCCGAATCACTTTCCATCTTTTCTGACAAAAAGCTCATCGATTTGCGCTTGCCTTCCGGCAAGCCGGGTTTGGAAGGCAGTAAAGCCCTAAGCGCGTATTGTCAGCGTCCGCCCAACGATACAATATTGCTAATCACGGCCGGTAAGCTGGATAGTGCGGCGCAGAAGTCGCAATGGTTTCAGGCCTTGGATAAAGTTGCGTGCATCGTGCAGGTCTGGCCGTTACAAGGACCGGAGTTGTTGCAGTGGTTGCAGCGCAGGGCGGAGCGGAAGGGCATGCATTTGGAAGCGGATGCGCTAAAAAGTCTGGCAGTGCGAGTCGAGGGCAACTTGCTGGCCGCGGCCCAGGAGCTTGAAAAACTGTATATCTTGCATGGGGCTAATCGTATCAACAAATCCATGGTTGAGGACGATGTGGCTGACAGCGCTCGCTTCGACGTGTTTAAATTGATGGATGCTTTGTTGTCGGGCAAGGTGAATCGAGCGGTTAAAATTCTCGCCGGGCTCAAAGCGGAAGGCGTCGCGGCGCCGGTGGTACTGTGGGCTATTAGCCGCGAAGCGCGAACGCTGGTTAATATCAAGACGGAATTGAAACGCGGCGGCAACCCAGAAGTTCTCTATAAAAAATATCAGATATGGGACAAGCGCAAGCAGTTGGTGCATGAGGCCTTGCAGAGGTTGAAGAGCAAGGAATTGCAGGATATTTTGCAAGCCAGCGCCAACGTAGATTGCCAAATCAAAGGCCAGATTACCGGCGACGAATGGGAGGGCTTGTTTAGGATTTGTTTGTTGTTTTCGAAGAGGTTACTGCTTTAG
- a CDS encoding LPS-assembly lipoprotein LptE, whose amino-acid sequence MMNHLSRMVLAGVLVLLVGCGYHLRGSIEMPEVLKNMYVFGASVPLQGELQAIMKASKGKIVGSPNDAGVVVKVLREDMRNRVLTIGSTGKSSESELEYYLRFQFFDSKENALMDEQVIEISREFFNDQTAVLAKGNEEQLIRNEIYKQVARMILARARIAVDTQKK is encoded by the coding sequence ATGATGAATCACTTGAGCCGAATGGTCTTGGCCGGGGTATTGGTGCTGCTGGTTGGCTGCGGATACCATCTACGTGGCTCGATAGAGATGCCGGAAGTGCTGAAAAACATGTATGTGTTTGGCGCCTCCGTGCCCTTACAGGGCGAACTGCAAGCCATCATGAAGGCTTCGAAAGGCAAAATCGTCGGCTCCCCCAACGATGCCGGCGTGGTGGTCAAGGTGCTACGGGAAGACATGCGTAACCGGGTACTGACCATCGGCTCAACTGGTAAATCCAGCGAATCCGAACTGGAATATTATCTGCGCTTTCAATTTTTCGACAGTAAGGAAAATGCGCTGATGGACGAGCAAGTGATCGAAATTTCCAGGGAGTTTTTCAACGACCAAACCGCGGTGCTGGCGAAAGGCAACGAAGAACAATTGATTCGCAACGAAATCTATAAACAAGTGGCGCGGATGATATTAGCCAGAGCCAGGATAGCCGTCGATACGCAGAAAAAATAA
- the leuS gene encoding leucine--tRNA ligase, with translation MEEHYKPSAIEQKVQADWEKSGVFTASEDTGKEKYYCLSMFPYPSGKLHMGHVRNYTIGDVISRFQRMQGKHVLQPMGWDAFGLPAENAAMQNKVHPADWTYSNIDYMRDQLKRLGFGYDWSRELATCDPSYYRWEQWFFLRLLEKGLVYKKTAPVNWCPHDQTVLANEQVIDGCCWRCDTQVEKKEISQWFLKITAYADELLTSLDKLPGWPEQVRTMQANWIGRSEGVEMDFAVDGFDAPIRIYTTRPDTVMGVTYVAVAAEHPLALKAAENNADIAAFIESCKQMETSEAAMETMEKRGIASGYQAVHPLTGASVPVWIANFVLMSYGTGAVMSVPAHDQRDYEFAKRYGIAIKEVIAAADGADDSVSEKAFTEKGVLKNSGEFDCLNFKQAFDAIAAKLAGLGKGERKTNFRLRDWGVSRQRYWGAPIPVIYCDDCGTVPVPDDQLPVTLPRDVVLDGSQSPLAAHPTFPHTSCPKCGKPARRETDTFDTFMESSWYFARYASQDCDSAMLDQRANYWLPVDHYIGGIEHAILHLLYARFFTKLMRDEGLVACDEPFKNLLTQGMVIAETFYQIDDHGHKRYFNLTQIDVERDAKGKIIGAKLLEDGSPVTVGAVEKMSKSKNNGVDPQVLINKYGADTVRLYTMFTSPPDQSLEWNDAGVEGAFRFLKRLWRQVYLHVEAGLPNQSLDKAALSDDQKVLRRQLHQALQKVSDDMARRHTFNTAIAANMELVNALNKFDDDSANGRATRQEVLEAIVLMLAPIIPHASQELWNELGHNDDIVVAAWPVIDESALQQDAIEMVVQVNGKLRGKLSVAATASKEQVEALALADENVQRYLEGKPVKKLIVVPQKLVNIVV, from the coding sequence ATGGAAGAGCATTACAAGCCTTCGGCAATAGAGCAAAAAGTACAGGCCGACTGGGAAAAATCCGGGGTGTTTACTGCCTCTGAAGATACCGGCAAGGAAAAATACTATTGCCTATCGATGTTTCCTTATCCCAGCGGCAAGCTGCACATGGGCCACGTCCGTAACTACACCATCGGCGACGTGATCAGCCGTTTCCAACGGATGCAGGGCAAACATGTGTTGCAACCGATGGGTTGGGACGCCTTTGGTTTGCCTGCAGAAAACGCCGCCATGCAAAACAAGGTGCATCCGGCCGACTGGACCTATTCGAATATCGATTATATGCGTGACCAGCTGAAACGGCTGGGTTTTGGTTACGACTGGAGCCGCGAACTGGCGACTTGCGATCCCAGCTATTACCGTTGGGAGCAATGGTTCTTCCTGCGCTTGCTGGAAAAAGGTCTGGTTTATAAGAAAACCGCCCCGGTCAACTGGTGTCCGCACGACCAAACCGTACTGGCCAACGAACAAGTCATCGACGGCTGCTGCTGGCGCTGCGATACCCAAGTCGAGAAAAAGGAAATTTCCCAGTGGTTTTTGAAAATTACGGCTTATGCCGACGAATTGCTGACCTCGCTGGATAAACTGCCGGGGTGGCCCGAGCAGGTCAGAACCATGCAGGCCAACTGGATCGGCCGTTCCGAAGGCGTGGAAATGGATTTTGCTGTCGACGGCTTTGATGCGCCGATTCGCATCTATACCACCCGCCCCGATACCGTGATGGGGGTGACTTACGTTGCGGTGGCCGCCGAACACCCGTTGGCATTGAAAGCGGCGGAGAACAATGCCGACATCGCGGCCTTCATAGAATCCTGCAAGCAGATGGAAACCTCCGAAGCGGCGATGGAAACCATGGAAAAACGCGGCATCGCTTCCGGTTACCAGGCTGTTCATCCATTGACCGGCGCATCCGTGCCGGTATGGATTGCCAACTTCGTGTTGATGAGTTATGGCACCGGTGCGGTGATGTCTGTACCTGCGCACGATCAGCGCGATTATGAATTTGCGAAGAGATATGGCATTGCCATCAAGGAAGTTATTGCCGCAGCCGATGGTGCGGACGACAGTGTCAGCGAAAAAGCGTTTACCGAAAAAGGTGTGTTGAAAAATTCCGGCGAATTCGACTGCTTGAATTTCAAGCAAGCCTTCGATGCCATCGCCGCCAAACTGGCCGGCTTGGGCAAGGGCGAACGCAAAACTAATTTCCGATTGCGCGACTGGGGCGTTTCTCGGCAACGCTATTGGGGCGCGCCGATTCCGGTGATTTATTGTGACGACTGCGGCACGGTGCCGGTGCCGGACGATCAGTTGCCGGTGACCTTGCCGCGCGACGTCGTGCTGGACGGCTCGCAATCGCCGCTGGCTGCGCATCCGACTTTCCCGCATACCTCTTGTCCCAAATGCGGCAAACCTGCCCGGCGCGAGACCGATACCTTCGATACCTTTATGGAATCGTCCTGGTATTTCGCCCGTTACGCCAGCCAGGATTGCGACAGCGCGATGCTGGACCAGCGCGCTAATTACTGGCTGCCGGTCGATCATTATATCGGCGGCATCGAACATGCGATTTTGCATTTGCTGTACGCGCGTTTTTTCACCAAGCTGATGCGCGACGAAGGCTTGGTGGCCTGCGACGAGCCGTTCAAGAACTTGCTGACGCAAGGCATGGTGATTGCTGAAACCTTCTATCAAATTGACGATCACGGTCATAAACGCTATTTCAACCTGACCCAAATCGATGTCGAACGCGACGCCAAAGGCAAGATTATTGGCGCCAAGTTGCTGGAAGATGGTTCGCCAGTCACGGTCGGTGCAGTGGAGAAGATGTCCAAGTCGAAAAACAACGGCGTTGATCCACAGGTGTTGATCAACAAATACGGCGCCGATACGGTGCGCTTGTACACCATGTTTACTTCGCCGCCGGACCAATCGCTGGAATGGAACGATGCCGGTGTGGAAGGCGCCTTTCGTTTTCTGAAACGTTTGTGGCGGCAAGTCTATCTGCACGTCGAAGCCGGTTTACCGAATCAGTCATTGGATAAGGCAGCATTGAGCGACGATCAAAAAGTGTTGCGTCGGCAGTTGCATCAGGCTTTGCAAAAGGTCAGCGACGATATGGCGCGTCGCCACACCTTTAACACCGCGATTGCCGCCAACATGGAGTTGGTTAACGCGTTGAATAAATTTGATGACGATAGTGCCAATGGCAGGGCAACTCGCCAGGAAGTGCTGGAAGCCATCGTCTTGATGCTGGCCCCGATTATTCCGCATGCGTCACAAGAGCTGTGGAACGAGTTGGGCCACAACGATGACATCGTGGTGGCGGCATGGCCGGTTATTGATGAATCGGCGTTACAGCAGGATGCTATCGAAATGGTGGTGCAGGTCAATGGCAAGTTGCGCGGGAAATTATCGGTAGCGGCGACGGCTTCCAAAGAGCAAGTCGAAGCGCTGGCTCTGGCTGACGAGAACGTGCAGCGTTATCTGGAAGGTAAGCCGGTGAAAAAGCTGATTGTAGTGCCGCAAAAACTGGTGAATATCGTTGTTTAA
- a CDS encoding zinc ribbon-containing protein: MGENKLIKAYDDLMGHLYEALDDTLHTVADALEIAKEKTSALGGHTQEEINKIADYVMRDVEHVATAPSQQNDSNSLSEWLKFDIDLIENFALDAFMDIADKTKVKLAALEMEAKLYHPYKSGEVAGPGTFVCDACGKQIAFKSTSVIPACPECKGDSFSRV, translated from the coding sequence ATGGGCGAAAACAAACTGATCAAAGCGTACGACGATCTGATGGGCCATCTTTACGAGGCCTTGGACGATACGCTGCACACCGTCGCCGACGCCTTGGAAATAGCCAAGGAAAAAACCAGCGCACTGGGCGGGCATACGCAAGAAGAAATCAACAAAATCGCCGACTATGTAATGCGCGACGTCGAGCATGTCGCCACCGCACCGTCGCAACAAAACGACAGTAATTCTCTGTCCGAGTGGTTGAAGTTTGACATCGATTTGATCGAAAATTTCGCCTTGGACGCCTTCATGGATATCGCCGACAAAACCAAGGTCAAGCTGGCCGCACTGGAGATGGAAGCCAAGCTGTACCACCCCTATAAAAGCGGTGAAGTAGCCGGCCCCGGCACTTTCGTCTGCGATGCCTGCGGCAAACAAATTGCCTTCAAGTCCACCAGCGTTATACCGGCCTGCCCCGAGTGTAAAGGCGACAGTTTCTCACGCGTTTGA
- a CDS encoding ParA family protein: MRRVIFNQKGGVGKSTITCNLAAISAVEGKKTLVIDLDVQGNSTQYLLGNKVADSDKTIAHFFKDSLGLGLFGGGKEGLDGLIHETPFPNLYVLPSHSDLEGLQSRLESRHKIYKLKEALEKLEGFDQIYIDTPPILNFYSLSALIAAEKCLIPFDCDTFAREALYTLMRAIAEVKADHNDRLEVEGVIVNQYQKQANLPRQLVDELIAEGLPVLETKISTSVKVRESHSDAQPLIHYAPTHKLTEEYRALHLEIHK; the protein is encoded by the coding sequence ATGCGCAGGGTGATTTTCAATCAGAAAGGCGGCGTGGGTAAATCTACCATTACCTGTAACCTGGCAGCCATCAGCGCCGTCGAGGGTAAAAAAACCCTGGTGATCGATCTCGATGTGCAAGGCAACTCCACCCAATACTTGTTGGGCAACAAGGTCGCCGATTCCGACAAGACCATCGCCCACTTTTTTAAGGATAGCCTGGGCCTCGGCCTGTTCGGCGGCGGCAAGGAAGGCTTGGACGGTTTGATTCATGAAACCCCTTTCCCTAATCTCTACGTATTGCCGTCCCATTCGGATTTGGAAGGCTTACAAAGCCGTTTAGAATCTCGGCATAAGATCTACAAGTTAAAAGAGGCGCTGGAAAAGTTGGAAGGCTTCGATCAAATCTATATCGACACCCCGCCTATCCTGAATTTTTACAGCCTGTCCGCGTTAATCGCCGCCGAAAAATGTCTGATTCCCTTCGACTGCGACACCTTCGCCCGCGAAGCGCTATACACGCTGATGCGCGCCATCGCTGAAGTCAAAGCCGATCATAACGACAGACTGGAAGTAGAAGGCGTCATCGTTAATCAATATCAGAAACAAGCCAACCTGCCCCGCCAGTTGGTTGATGAACTGATCGCCGAAGGTTTGCCGGTACTGGAAACCAAAATCTCCACCTCGGTGAAAGTCCGCGAGTCGCATAGCGATGCTCAGCCTTTGATTCACTACGCGCCAACCCATAAGTTGACCGAAGAATACCGGGCCTTGCATTTGGAAATTCACAAATAG
- a CDS encoding pyruvate kinase, with protein sequence MTTNPVTKNTYLQDAVVDEVLRELMDIRAEMIAETAGCQQRIDQVEGNNRDSARNMLHYLALRRRDLRPLQLKLAALGLSSLGRAESHVLATIDAVLEVLHRLTGQEWVPPNQETVVVDFAAGERLLVDHTHCLLGEAANGRGVRIMVTMPSEAAEDYSLIHHLLEQGMDCMRINCAHDDTVAWMQMIAHLRQAERALGKTCRVVMDLAGPKLRTGPLDPRLAVLRIRPTHDDHGRLIAPARVWLTDVSQPAAPPSPANACLLLPGEWLRRLYLGEQLKFTDARGAKRNLTVVDITEQGYWAEATQSAYIVPGTVLNHERKVAHADDRQVTINLLPQAENAILLKQDDLLILTRDLAPGRPATYDSSGQVLTPAMIGCSIPEIFDDVRAGEPIWFDDGKIGGVIDRVEFAQVLVRITHVRARGEKLRGDKGINLPESRLGISALTAKDIEDLGFVVENADVVELSFANSAHDVELLHEHMARLGDRRPAIVLKIETRRAFENLPAMLLAAMRAPCCGVMIARGDLAVECGFERLAEVQEEILWICEAAHVPVIWATQVLETLAKEGMPSRAEITDAAMGDRAECVMINKGPHVLSAVRVLDDILRRMQQHQAKKRAMLRELRLAHTLKPQQASINECSLTEIII encoded by the coding sequence TTGACAACGAATCCCGTTACCAAAAACACTTATTTGCAAGACGCCGTGGTCGATGAGGTCCTGAGAGAATTGATGGACATTCGCGCGGAAATGATTGCCGAAACCGCGGGGTGTCAACAGCGTATCGATCAAGTGGAGGGCAATAACCGGGATAGCGCCCGTAATATGCTGCATTATCTAGCGCTGCGCCGCCGCGACCTCAGGCCCTTGCAACTAAAACTGGCTGCCCTGGGGCTGTCGTCGTTGGGGCGAGCGGAATCGCATGTATTGGCAACCATCGATGCGGTTTTGGAGGTTTTGCATCGCTTAACCGGACAGGAGTGGGTGCCGCCTAATCAAGAGACGGTAGTGGTGGATTTTGCCGCCGGCGAGCGATTGCTGGTCGACCATACTCATTGCTTGTTGGGGGAGGCTGCAAATGGCCGCGGCGTGCGGATCATGGTGACCATGCCCAGCGAAGCGGCGGAAGACTATTCGCTAATTCATCATCTGCTTGAGCAAGGCATGGATTGTATGCGGATCAATTGCGCCCATGATGACACGGTGGCATGGATGCAAATGATAGCTCATCTGCGACAAGCCGAGCGTGCGCTGGGCAAAACTTGTCGTGTCGTGATGGATCTGGCCGGTCCCAAGTTGCGGACCGGCCCGCTCGATCCCCGATTAGCGGTATTGCGAATTCGTCCGACGCACGACGACCACGGCCGACTCATCGCGCCGGCGCGCGTCTGGTTAACGGACGTGTCGCAACCCGCTGCTCCGCCTTCACCCGCTAATGCCTGTTTGCTATTGCCAGGCGAATGGCTACGCCGTTTATACCTGGGTGAGCAACTGAAATTCACCGATGCCCGCGGCGCGAAACGAAACCTGACAGTGGTTGACATTACTGAGCAGGGTTATTGGGCGGAGGCGACGCAAAGCGCTTATATCGTTCCCGGCACGGTTTTGAATCACGAGCGTAAGGTGGCTCATGCCGATGATCGCCAAGTGACTATCAATCTGTTACCGCAAGCTGAAAATGCCATTTTGCTAAAACAGGACGATTTGTTGATCTTAACGCGTGACCTGGCGCCCGGTCGGCCGGCAACTTATGACAGTAGCGGCCAGGTGCTGACGCCGGCCATGATCGGTTGCTCCATTCCGGAGATTTTTGACGATGTTCGAGCGGGAGAGCCGATCTGGTTCGATGATGGCAAAATTGGTGGCGTGATCGATAGAGTTGAGTTTGCCCAAGTTCTGGTCAGAATCACCCATGTGCGTGCGCGCGGTGAAAAACTGAGAGGCGATAAGGGGATCAATCTGCCCGAGAGCAGACTAGGGATCAGTGCGTTGACGGCCAAGGATATCGAAGATCTGGGTTTCGTGGTCGAAAACGCTGATGTCGTGGAATTGTCTTTTGCCAATAGCGCGCATGATGTCGAGTTGCTGCATGAGCATATGGCGCGTCTGGGGGATAGACGGCCGGCGATCGTGCTAAAAATTGAAACCAGGCGGGCGTTCGAAAACTTGCCGGCCATGTTGCTGGCTGCTATGCGAGCGCCTTGTTGCGGGGTGATGATTGCTCGTGGCGATTTGGCTGTGGAGTGTGGGTTTGAACGGCTGGCCGAAGTGCAGGAAGAAATATTATGGATCTGCGAAGCTGCCCATGTGCCGGTGATCTGGGCGACGCAGGTTCTGGAAACTCTGGCCAAGGAGGGGATGCCCTCGCGGGCGGAAATTACCGATGCCGCCATGGGCGACCGGGCGGAGTGTGTGATGATCAACAAGGGGCCGCATGTGCTTAGCGCGGTGCGCGTTTTGGACGATATTCTCAGGCGTATGCAGCAGCATCAAGCCAAGAAACGCGCGATGCTTCGCGAACTGCGGCTGGCGCATACGTTGAAGCCCCAACAAGCGTCTATCAACGAGTGTAGCTTGACCGAAATCATTATTTAG
- the phoU gene encoding phosphate signaling complex protein PhoU, translating to MTKQTDTPNNVHTLHAYDTDLGHMHSLMLDMTDLLVYQLEQAMQALDYGDGELAQKVVSRHKKVKHFESKIDGEVLNIIARHCPVANDLRYVLSTSKIAVELEKIGVEIVEFAKLITVLFDPNTSDPNQKLLTDIVKMGGLIKLILDKLMVVFESRDSKQAYALLQCDRDCESELQEGIKHQLTLVLHDARMIRRALDVMQMMKAMERCGEHCRNIAEHAIFMLDGIDVRHGGLAIKESCINNPS from the coding sequence ATGACGAAGCAAACAGACACACCCAATAATGTGCATACCTTACATGCGTATGACACCGATTTGGGGCATATGCACAGTTTGATGCTGGATATGACGGACCTTTTGGTTTATCAGCTGGAGCAGGCGATGCAGGCCCTGGATTACGGCGACGGCGAACTGGCGCAAAAAGTCGTTTCGCGGCATAAAAAGGTCAAACATTTCGAAAGCAAGATTGATGGCGAAGTATTGAACATCATTGCCCGGCATTGTCCGGTGGCAAATGATCTGCGCTATGTGTTGTCAACATCGAAAATCGCGGTGGAGCTGGAGAAAATCGGTGTCGAGATTGTCGAGTTCGCCAAGCTGATTACGGTGTTGTTCGACCCGAACACTAGCGACCCCAATCAAAAGCTGCTGACGGACATAGTAAAAATGGGTGGTTTAATCAAGCTGATTTTGGATAAACTGATGGTGGTTTTCGAAAGTCGGGATTCCAAGCAGGCTTACGCCCTGTTGCAATGCGACAGGGATTGCGAGTCGGAATTGCAGGAGGGTATCAAGCATCAACTAACCTTAGTATTGCACGATGCCCGCATGATCCGCCGAGCTCTGGATGTGATGCAAATGATGAAAGCCATGGAGCGTTGCGGCGAGCATTGCCGGAACATCGCCGAGCACGCGATTTTCATGTTGGACGGTATTGATGTGCGGCATGGCGGTCTAGCGATTAAGGAAAGTTGCATTAACAATCCCAGCTGA
- a CDS encoding UDP-2,3-diacylglucosamine diphosphatase: MNTSFYRTIWISDLHIGSTQCQADALLDFLKHNDSEKLYLVGDIIDFWALSKKMYWPRDHNTIIQKILRKARHGTQIIYVPGNHDENVRDYDDYVFGDIVVKNSDIHTTAKGKRFLIVHGDEYDTIAKHHQWLAKIGSLGYDWLIEINRFLRLFRRLFGRQSHFSLAAFVKFKVKNVVQFISDYEESIVRTLKNEGLDGVICGHIHHAEIKEIEGFLYVNTGDFVESCTAIVEHQDGRLELIRWLAQETPQLTQQHDGELPHLG, translated from the coding sequence ATGAATACCTCTTTTTATCGCACCATATGGATTTCCGACCTGCACATTGGCTCGACCCAATGCCAAGCCGATGCCCTGCTGGATTTTTTAAAACATAACGACAGCGAAAAACTGTACCTGGTCGGCGACATCATCGATTTTTGGGCCTTGTCCAAAAAAATGTACTGGCCGCGCGATCACAACACCATCATTCAAAAAATCCTGCGTAAAGCCAGACACGGCACGCAAATTATCTACGTACCCGGTAACCACGACGAAAACGTCCGCGATTACGACGATTACGTGTTCGGCGACATCGTCGTGAAAAACTCGGACATTCACACCACCGCAAAGGGCAAACGCTTCCTGATCGTGCATGGCGACGAATACGACACTATCGCCAAACATCACCAGTGGCTGGCAAAGATCGGCAGTTTGGGTTACGACTGGCTGATAGAAATCAACCGCTTCCTGCGCCTGTTTAGACGCCTGTTCGGTAGGCAATCGCACTTCTCATTGGCCGCCTTTGTGAAGTTCAAAGTCAAGAATGTGGTGCAATTTATTTCCGATTACGAGGAAAGTATTGTTCGCACTCTAAAAAACGAAGGCCTGGACGGCGTAATCTGTGGGCATATCCATCATGCCGAAATCAAGGAAATAGAAGGCTTTTTGTACGTCAATACCGGCGACTTCGTGGAAAGCTGCACGGCGATTGTCGAACATCAGGACGGCAGACTGGAATTGATCCGCTGGCTGGCGCAAGAAACGCCGCAATTAACGCAGCAGCATGACGGAGAATTGCCGCACCTTGGCTAA